In Solenopsis invicta isolate M01_SB chromosome 1, UNIL_Sinv_3.0, whole genome shotgun sequence, one genomic interval encodes:
- the LOC120358194 gene encoding signal recognition particle subunit SRP68-like, whose protein sequence is MKGREMKRAAKETRVRAGDPGGGGSGSGGGGGGGGGWWLPATRTGERNGESTGKRRQRRISRVPPSSPRRRQDSRHRKGSDYSGFSSSRTMRRDGRGCSHAKDKADFMMLDGNNPRSREC, encoded by the exons ATGAAGGGAAGAGAGATGAAACGAGCGGCAAAAGAGACGCGCGTTAGAGCGGGAGACCCCGGGGGTGGCGGCAGTGGTAGTGGTGgaggtggtggcggtggtggtggctgGTGGTTGCCGGCAACGAGAACGGGGGAACGGAATGGAGAAAGCACGGGGAAGCGGAG GCAACGACGTATTTCTCGAGTGCCGCCATCGTCGCCGCGCAGACGACAAGATTCCCGACATCGGAAGGGCTCCGACTACTCCGGGTTTTCATCTTCTCGTACGATGCGACGCGACGGTCGCGGATGCTCGCACGCCAAAGACAAGGCTGATTTTATGATGCTCGACGGAAACAATCCTCGTTCGCGAGAATGTTGA